A region of Bicyclus anynana chromosome 17, ilBicAnyn1.1, whole genome shotgun sequence DNA encodes the following proteins:
- the LOC112049367 gene encoding carbonyl reductase [NADPH] 3-like: protein MAEKVAVVTGSNKGIGFGTVRELCKRGIGYVYLTARDLQRGKEAVEKLKKEGYKPFFHQLDVTDELSVKKFAEHLKQEHGGLDILINNAAVGVASYVDVTYEDSVRVLDANYYSILNTQKYMFPILKNNARVINISSDCGHISNLRNTYWINRLTKEDIKQEDVDAFVDWFLNSVKNGTLNKDDFEEPFVIPYKISKIAVCALTRAQQREVGRGISVNSLHPGFVKTDMTKSGGDLTIDQASDAPVYLALDIDQSVKGKLFWFDKTEKDWADANQKLHPRAKDFTS from the coding sequence ATGGCTGAAAAAGTAGCGGTCGTGACGGGCTCTAACAAAGGCATTGGATTTGGTACAGTCCGAGAATTGTGCAAACGTGGTATTGGGTATGTTTATCTAACAGCAAGAGATTTACAAAGAGGGAAAGAAGCTGTTGAGAAATTGAAGAAAGAAGGTTATAAGCCCTTTTTTCATCAACTCGATGTCACAGATGAGCTCAGTGTAAAAAAGTTTGCAGAACACCTTAAACAAGAGCATGGAGGCTTGGATATTCTTATAAATAACGCAGCAGTTGGAGTGGCAAGTTATGTAGATGTTACTTACGAAGATTCAGTACGTGTGCTTGATGCCAATTACTACAGCATCCTTAATACACAAAAGTATATGTTCCCTATTTTGAAGAACAACGCTCGAGTTATAAACATATCAAGTGATTGTGGTCATATTTCGAATCTTAGAAATACCTACTGGATCAATCGTCTCACTAAAGAAGATATTAAGCAAGAAGATGTAGATGCATTTGTGGATTGGTTTCTGAATTCTGTTAAGAATGGAACTCTTAACAAGGATGATTTTGAAGAACCATTTGTTATAccatataaaatatctaaaattgctGTATGCGCTTTAACAAGAGCTCAACAAAGAGAAGTAGGACGTGGTATATCAGTAAATTCCTTGCATCCAGGTTTCGTGAAGACGGATATGACCAAATCTGGTGGTGACTTAACTATAGATCAAGCTAGTGATGCTCCTGTGTACTTAGCTCTAGATATCGATCAATCTGTAAAAGGAAAATTATTCTGGTTTGATAAAACTGAAAAAGATTGGGCAGATGCGAATCAAAAGTTACACCCTCGCGCTAAGGATTTTACTAGCTAG